A window of Streptomyces armeniacus contains these coding sequences:
- a CDS encoding regulator, which yields MTTERPGGSTQQRTPNRQLAALIAEAGFSNAGLARRVDQLGLEHGLDLRYDKTSVTRWLRGQQPRGTTPALIAEVFTRRLGRRLSAQDLGLDACAPVYAGLEFAATPAEAVDIVSGLWRKDSGSHAELRKIAFTPAGLVVPSRDWLIGRPDDRVARGPEPGAGAGSGTGAGPGAGAGPGAGGRADGTPRPGETPVRVPAQARGTGTPVPGRAPGGAAVPGQGGPGGPGGPGGVGQVRAPVPPTPLLDRIERGPGQRVTNGDIAALRSVGDLFRALDHAFGGGHARQALVRYLEHEAEPLLRGVYGEQAGRRLFAAVADLTRLAGWTSYDIAAHGLAQRYFVQSLRLAQAAGDRAYGSYVLVTMSRQAVYLGHGREAVQLARVAQQGVGAAAPPVVQALLHAAEARGHGVLNEVRACTTSLARAERALETARPGEDVPQWARFFDEAQLADEFGHCHRDLQQYRAAAQHAERSLQLRGAGYARSRLFCRVVLATARLALGEVEQACALGAEAAQQAAEMRSARAHEYVRDFERRLEPYRDAAPVRGYRDRVAALG from the coding sequence ATGACGACGGAACGACCTGGGGGCTCAACCCAGCAGCGCACTCCCAACCGCCAGCTCGCAGCACTGATCGCCGAGGCCGGGTTCTCCAACGCCGGTCTCGCCCGGCGCGTGGACCAGCTCGGCCTCGAGCACGGTCTCGACCTCCGGTACGACAAGACTTCCGTGACCCGCTGGCTGCGCGGTCAGCAGCCACGCGGGACGACGCCCGCGCTGATCGCGGAGGTGTTCACACGCAGGCTGGGGCGGCGGCTGTCCGCGCAGGACCTGGGGCTGGACGCGTGCGCTCCGGTCTACGCGGGACTGGAGTTCGCCGCGACGCCCGCCGAGGCCGTGGACATCGTGAGCGGGTTGTGGCGGAAGGACTCCGGGAGCCACGCCGAGCTGCGCAAGATCGCCTTCACCCCGGCCGGGCTGGTGGTGCCCAGCCGCGACTGGCTCATCGGGCGGCCCGACGACCGGGTCGCCCGCGGCCCGGAGCCGGGCGCCGGTGCCGGTTCCGGTACGGGCGCCGGGCCCGGCGCGGGAGCAGGCCCGGGCGCCGGGGGCCGGGCGGACGGCACCCCGCGGCCGGGGGAGACGCCCGTACGGGTGCCCGCACAGGCACGCGGAACGGGCACGCCGGTCCCGGGGCGCGCGCCCGGCGGCGCGGCCGTTCCGGGGCAGGGCGGTCCGGGCGGTCCCGGCGGTCCCGGCGGCGTCGGGCAGGTGCGTGCGCCGGTGCCGCCGACACCGCTGCTGGACCGCATCGAACGCGGCCCCGGCCAGCGTGTCACCAACGGGGACATCGCCGCCCTGCGTTCCGTCGGCGACCTCTTCCGCGCCCTCGACCACGCCTTCGGCGGCGGCCACGCCCGGCAGGCCCTGGTCCGGTATCTGGAGCACGAGGCCGAGCCGCTGCTCCGCGGCGTCTACGGCGAGCAGGCCGGGCGGCGGCTCTTCGCGGCCGTCGCGGACCTGACCCGGCTGGCCGGGTGGACGTCGTACGACATCGCCGCGCACGGTCTCGCCCAGCGCTACTTCGTGCAGTCGCTGCGGCTGGCACAGGCCGCGGGCGACCGCGCGTACGGCAGCTACGTGCTGGTCACGATGAGCCGCCAGGCCGTGTACCTCGGGCACGGCCGGGAGGCCGTGCAGCTCGCGCGCGTGGCGCAGCAGGGCGTCGGCGCGGCGGCGCCACCCGTCGTGCAGGCGCTGCTGCACGCGGCGGAGGCACGCGGGCACGGCGTGCTGAACGAGGTGCGGGCCTGTACGACCTCCCTGGCGCGGGCCGAACGGGCCCTGGAGACGGCCCGGCCGGGGGAGGACGTGCCGCAGTGGGCGCGGTTCTTCGACGAGGCGCAGCTGGCCGACGAGTTCGGCCACTGCCACCGAGACCTCCAGCAGTACCGGGCGGCCGCGCAGCACGCCGAACGGTCGCTCCAGCTGCGCGGTGCCGGGTACGCGCGCAGCCGCCTCTTCTGCCGGGTCGTGCTGGCGACGGCGCGGCTGGCGCTGGGCGAGGTGGAGCAGGCGTGTGCGCTGGGCGCGGAGGCCGCCCAGCAGGCGGCGGAGATGCGCTCGGCCCGCGCGCACGAGTACGTACGGGACTTCGAGCGCCGGCTCGAGCCGTACCGCGACGCGGCGCCCGTACGCGGCTACCGGGACCGGGTGGCCGCCCTGGGCTGA
- the lipA gene encoding lipoyl synthase codes for MSAVAPDGRKMLRLEVRNSETPIERKPEWIKTRAKMGPEYNALQSLVKREGLHTVCQEAGCPNIFECWEDREATFLIGGEQCTRRCDFCQIDTGKPAELDRDEPRRVAESVQQMELRYATITGVARDDLDDGGAWLYAETVRQIHAMMPDTGVELLIPDFNAVPEQLAEVFSSRPEVLAHNVETVPRIFKRIRPAFRYERSLEVITKAREDGLVTKSNLILGLGETREEVSQALRDLHGAGCELITITQYLRPTPRHHPVERWVKPHEFVELQEESEEIGFAGVMSGPLVRSSYRAGRLYQQAVAARSGARVA; via the coding sequence GTGTCCGCTGTCGCACCCGACGGTCGCAAGATGCTCCGCCTGGAGGTCCGCAACAGCGAGACCCCCATCGAGCGCAAGCCCGAGTGGATCAAGACCCGCGCGAAAATGGGCCCCGAGTACAACGCGCTGCAGAGCCTCGTGAAGCGCGAGGGCCTGCACACGGTGTGCCAGGAAGCGGGCTGTCCGAACATCTTCGAGTGCTGGGAGGACCGCGAGGCCACGTTCCTCATCGGCGGCGAGCAGTGCACCCGGCGCTGCGACTTCTGCCAGATCGACACCGGCAAGCCCGCCGAGCTGGACCGCGACGAGCCGCGCCGCGTCGCCGAGTCCGTACAGCAGATGGAGCTCCGGTACGCGACGATCACCGGCGTCGCCCGCGACGACCTCGACGACGGCGGCGCCTGGCTGTACGCGGAGACCGTCCGGCAGATCCACGCGATGATGCCGGACACCGGCGTCGAGCTGCTGATCCCGGACTTCAACGCCGTTCCGGAACAGCTCGCCGAGGTCTTCTCGTCCCGCCCCGAGGTGCTCGCGCACAACGTCGAGACGGTGCCCCGGATCTTCAAGCGCATCCGGCCCGCGTTCCGCTACGAGCGCTCCCTGGAGGTCATCACCAAGGCGCGCGAGGACGGGCTGGTCACCAAGTCCAACCTGATCCTGGGCCTCGGCGAGACCCGCGAGGAGGTCAGCCAGGCACTGCGCGACCTGCACGGCGCGGGCTGCGAGCTGATCACCATCACCCAGTACCTGCGCCCGACGCCGCGGCACCACCCCGTCGAACGCTGGGTCAAGCCGCACGAGTTCGTGGAGCTGCAGGAGGAGTCGGAGGAGATCGGCTTCGCCGGTGTCATGTCCGGACCGCTGGTGCGCTCCTCGTACCGGGCGGGCCGGCTGTACCAGCAGGCGGTCGCGGCGCGGAGCGGCGCGCGGGTGGCGTGA
- a CDS encoding FAD-dependent oxidoreductase, which translates to MLTSSARTRRTNTSDADVVIVGAGLAGLAAAHHLTSAGLAVVVLEAQSHVGGRMATDHVDGFRLDRGAGLLCSDWPELAGLPGLGLGSALALRPFTPGALMRTGDRCLPVGDLRAGTGRHARAVRQGREGRQGRVPYPYSYAYQMRSTKQALSAARSFGGGRGLGRTARTTRTTMSDALDLARLRAGFARLANTPAERLRARAELPAGEALSARGLPTRTADTLVGPLLAALLCDPELTTSSRVADLALRSFVRSGLCLPAGGASTLPELLAAGLPKGTVRRGVRATSVAANAVNTDGHGVLGCRAALIATGARDAARLLPGLRVPDFHPVTVLHHAAQEPPMTAPALVVDADRHGPVSHTWVTSAVDPSRARPDRTLISSVVLGPAAADPVGPLDKAARTQLAELYGVPTDRWELLRSHHDPRAVPAMPTPHDGRRPVRVLCGLYVCGDHRDTSSTQGALSSARRAAVEVLRDFGLRTAGVGERELLAVA; encoded by the coding sequence GTGCTCACCAGCAGCGCACGCACACGCCGTACGAACACCTCGGATGCCGATGTGGTGATCGTGGGCGCGGGCCTCGCGGGTCTCGCCGCGGCCCACCACCTCACCAGTGCGGGGCTGGCGGTGGTCGTGCTCGAAGCCCAGTCACACGTCGGCGGCCGGATGGCGACCGACCACGTCGACGGCTTCCGGCTGGACCGCGGCGCCGGACTGCTGTGCTCCGACTGGCCGGAGCTGGCCGGGCTGCCCGGCCTGGGCCTCGGTTCCGCCCTGGCGCTGCGGCCGTTCACGCCGGGCGCCCTGATGCGTACGGGCGACCGCTGCCTGCCCGTCGGCGACCTGCGGGCGGGCACGGGGCGGCACGCACGCGCCGTACGGCAGGGGCGGGAGGGGCGCCAGGGGCGCGTGCCGTACCCGTACTCGTACGCGTACCAGATGCGGAGCACGAAGCAGGCGCTCAGCGCGGCGCGTTCGTTCGGCGGCGGACGCGGACTGGGGCGTACGGCCCGCACCACCCGTACGACCATGAGCGACGCGCTCGACCTCGCCCGGCTGCGCGCCGGGTTCGCCCGGCTGGCCAACACCCCCGCCGAACGACTGCGGGCCCGCGCCGAACTCCCCGCCGGCGAGGCCCTGTCGGCGCGAGGGCTCCCGACCCGTACGGCCGACACGCTCGTCGGGCCGCTGCTCGCCGCCCTGTTGTGCGATCCGGAGCTGACGACGTCCAGCCGCGTCGCCGATCTGGCGCTGCGCAGCTTCGTACGCTCCGGCCTGTGCCTGCCCGCGGGCGGCGCCTCCACACTGCCCGAACTGCTCGCGGCGGGGCTGCCGAAGGGCACCGTACGGAGGGGCGTACGTGCCACCTCCGTCGCGGCCAACGCCGTGAACACGGACGGCCACGGCGTCCTCGGCTGCCGCGCCGCACTGATCGCCACGGGCGCGCGGGACGCGGCGCGGCTGCTGCCGGGGCTGCGCGTCCCGGACTTCCACCCCGTGACGGTCCTGCACCACGCCGCGCAGGAACCGCCGATGACCGCGCCCGCGCTGGTCGTCGACGCCGACCGGCACGGGCCGGTCTCGCACACGTGGGTCACCTCGGCGGTGGACCCGTCCCGGGCACGCCCCGACCGGACGCTGATCAGCTCGGTGGTGCTCGGCCCGGCCGCCGCCGACCCGGTCGGCCCGCTGGACAAGGCCGCCCGTACCCAACTCGCCGAGCTGTACGGCGTTCCGACGGACCGCTGGGAGCTGCTGCGCAGCCACCACGACCCGCGCGCCGTGCCCGCGATGCCGACGCCGCACGACGGGCGGCGGCCCGTACGGGTGCTGTGCGGGCTGTACGTGTGCGGGGACCACCGCGACACGTCCAGCACCCAGGGCGCGCTGTCCTCGGCCCGGCGCGCGGCCGTCGAGGTGCTGCGCGACTTCGGGCTGCGGACGGCGGGCGTCGGGGAGCGGGAACTGCTCGCGGTCGCGTGA
- the glnA gene encoding type I glutamate--ammonia ligase, which yields MFQNADEAQGFIADNDVKFVDVRFCDLPGIMQHFTIPAETFDPGESLMFDGSSIRGFQAIHESDMALVPDLSTARMDAFRKDKTLNINFFIHDPITGEQYSRDPRNVAKKAEAYLASSGVADTAFFGPEAEFYVFDDVRFETKANAGYYHIDSEAGAWNTGAIEDGGNRGYKVRYKGGYFPAPPVDHFADLRAEISLELMKNGLQVERQHHEVGTAGQAEINYKFNTLLAAADDLMLFKYIVKNVAWRNGKTATFMPKPIFGDNGSGMHVHQSLWNGGEPLFYDEQGYAGLSDTARYYIGGILKHAPSLLAFTNPTVNSYHRLVPGFEAPVNLVYSQRNRSAAMRIPITGANPKAKRVEFRAPDPSSNPYLAFSALLLAGLDGVKNKIEPAEPIDKDLYELAPEEHAGVPQVPTSLPAVLEALESDNEYLQAGGVFTSDLIETWIDYKRTNEIAPMQLRPHPHEFELYFDI from the coding sequence ATGTTCCAGAACGCCGACGAGGCCCAGGGGTTCATCGCGGACAACGATGTGAAGTTCGTCGATGTCCGCTTCTGTGATCTGCCGGGCATCATGCAGCACTTCACGATTCCGGCCGAGACCTTCGACCCCGGCGAGAGCCTGATGTTCGACGGCTCGTCGATCCGCGGCTTCCAGGCCATCCACGAGTCCGACATGGCGCTCGTACCGGACCTGTCGACGGCCCGTATGGACGCGTTCCGCAAGGACAAGACGCTCAACATCAACTTCTTCATCCACGACCCGATCACCGGCGAGCAGTACAGCCGCGACCCGCGGAACGTGGCGAAGAAGGCCGAGGCGTACCTCGCCTCCTCCGGTGTCGCCGACACCGCCTTCTTCGGCCCCGAGGCCGAGTTCTACGTCTTCGACGACGTGCGCTTCGAGACGAAGGCGAACGCCGGCTACTACCACATCGACTCCGAGGCGGGCGCCTGGAACACCGGCGCCATCGAGGACGGCGGCAACCGCGGCTACAAGGTCCGCTACAAGGGCGGTTACTTCCCCGCCCCGCCCGTCGACCACTTCGCGGACCTGCGCGCCGAGATCTCCCTCGAGCTGATGAAGAACGGCCTCCAGGTCGAGCGCCAGCACCACGAGGTCGGCACGGCCGGCCAGGCGGAGATCAACTACAAGTTCAACACGCTGCTCGCCGCGGCCGACGACCTGATGCTCTTCAAGTACATCGTGAAGAACGTCGCCTGGCGCAACGGCAAGACCGCCACCTTCATGCCCAAGCCGATCTTCGGCGACAACGGCTCGGGCATGCACGTCCACCAGTCCCTGTGGAACGGCGGCGAGCCCCTCTTCTACGACGAGCAGGGTTACGCGGGCCTCTCCGACACCGCCCGCTACTACATCGGCGGCATCCTCAAGCACGCCCCGTCGCTGCTGGCCTTCACGAACCCGACGGTCAACTCGTACCACCGCCTGGTCCCCGGCTTCGAGGCCCCGGTCAACCTGGTCTACTCGCAGCGCAACCGCTCGGCGGCGATGCGTATCCCGATCACGGGTGCGAACCCGAAGGCCAAGCGCGTCGAGTTCCGCGCCCCGGACCCGTCCTCGAACCCGTACCTCGCCTTCTCGGCCCTGCTCCTCGCGGGCCTCGACGGGGTCAAGAACAAGATCGAGCCGGCGGAGCCGATCGACAAGGACCTCTACGAGCTCGCCCCGGAAGAGCACGCGGGCGTCCCCCAGGTCCCCACCTCCCTCCCGGCGGTCCTCGAGGCCCTCGAGTCGGACAACGAGTACCTCCAGGCGGGCGGGGTCTTCACCTCGGACCTCATCGAGACCTGGATCGACTACAAGCGGACGAACGAGATCGCACCGATGCAACTGCGTCCGCACCCGCACGAGTTCGAGCTGTACTTCGACATCTAA
- a CDS encoding RDD family protein has translation MDNREAIGSWLSGPRATAENMGADFGYRGERLGLPREGTGSIAPLGRRFGAIFIDWGLAAVIGYGLLSGRDLSAADTWTLGVFLVMSLLTVGTVGCTPGKRLLGLRVVAADGAGRLVPWRVLVRTVLLGLALPALVWDRDGRGLHDRLAGAVQVRM, from the coding sequence GTGGACAACAGGGAAGCGATCGGATCGTGGCTCTCCGGCCCGCGCGCCACAGCCGAGAACATGGGCGCGGACTTCGGCTACCGCGGGGAGCGCCTCGGCCTCCCACGCGAGGGAACGGGCTCGATCGCGCCGCTCGGGCGGCGGTTCGGGGCCATCTTCATCGACTGGGGGCTGGCTGCCGTCATCGGTTACGGTCTGCTGTCCGGCCGTGACCTGTCGGCCGCGGACACCTGGACGCTCGGCGTCTTCCTGGTGATGAGCCTGCTCACCGTGGGCACGGTGGGGTGCACGCCGGGCAAGCGGCTGCTCGGGCTGCGCGTCGTCGCCGCGGACGGGGCCGGGAGGCTCGTGCCGTGGCGCGTCCTGGTCCGTACGGTCCTGCTGGGCCTCGCGCTCCCCGCGCTCGTCTGGGACCGCGACGGCCGTGGCCTGCACGACCGGCTCGCGGGCGCGGTGCAGGTCCGTATGTGA
- the lipB gene encoding lipoyl(octanoyl) transferase LipB, producing the protein MGELRFVTLGLGAEAVEYTEALAEQRRVHAARFADEVPDTCLLLEHQPVYTAGRRTEDSERPLDGTPVVDVDRGGKITWHGPGQLVGYPILKLPRPVDVVAHVRRIEEALLGVCAEFGLETTRIEGRSGVWVLGDPVAERQSPGGGTDGLGGLSLDFDPRTDDEFDSRLSGPEYAPSNAGQRGEDRKLVNIGIRVAKGVTMHGFALNCDSDNTSYDRIVPCGIRDAGVTSLSEELGRNVPVTEVLPVVEKHLRAVLETAVPLPRAV; encoded by the coding sequence ATGGGCGAGTTGCGCTTTGTGACGCTGGGACTGGGCGCGGAGGCGGTCGAGTACACCGAGGCGCTGGCCGAACAGCGCCGCGTGCACGCCGCCCGCTTCGCGGACGAGGTCCCGGACACCTGTCTCCTGCTGGAACACCAGCCGGTGTACACCGCGGGCCGTCGTACGGAGGACAGCGAGCGCCCGTTGGACGGCACCCCGGTGGTGGACGTCGACCGCGGCGGCAAGATCACCTGGCATGGCCCCGGACAGCTGGTCGGCTATCCGATCCTCAAACTGCCGCGCCCCGTCGACGTCGTCGCGCACGTCCGCCGCATCGAGGAGGCGCTGCTCGGCGTCTGCGCCGAGTTCGGCCTGGAGACGACCCGTATCGAGGGCCGCAGCGGCGTGTGGGTGCTCGGCGACCCGGTGGCGGAACGGCAGTCGCCCGGCGGCGGCACGGACGGGCTCGGCGGGCTGTCGCTCGACTTCGACCCGCGCACCGACGACGAGTTCGACTCGCGGCTCAGCGGCCCCGAGTACGCCCCCTCCAACGCGGGCCAGCGCGGCGAGGACCGCAAGCTGGTCAACATCGGCATCCGCGTCGCCAAGGGCGTCACGATGCACGGCTTCGCGCTGAACTGCGACTCGGACAACACCTCGTACGACCGCATCGTGCCGTGCGGCATCCGGGACGCGGGCGTCACGTCGCTCTCGGAGGAGCTGGGCAGGAATGTTCCGGTGACGGAAGTGCTTCCCGTAGTGGAGAAGCACCTGCGTGCGGTGCTCGAGACGGCAGTCCCACTGCCCCGCGCCGTCTGA
- a CDS encoding TIGR01777 family oxidoreductase, protein MRIAVTGSTGLIGTALLASLRADGHETVRLVRRSARAGDEVEWDPGRRYVDTAGLVGCEAVVHLAGAGVGDRRWTKAYKRELYDSRVDGTTAIAEAVAALDPKPRTLLVGTAVGYYGDTGDRAVDESAPPGTGFLADLCQDWERAARPAAEAGVRTVYGRTGLVVARRGGAWGRLFPLFKAGLGGRLGNGRQFWSHIALHDHIAALRHILDTDTLEGPVNLTGPEPVTNREVTAAMGRVLHRPTLFTAPAPALRLALGEFAEDVLGSQRVLPARLLDSGFTFAFPGIDEAIRAALD, encoded by the coding sequence ATGCGTATCGCGGTTACCGGCTCCACCGGGCTCATCGGCACGGCTCTGCTCGCCTCCCTCCGCGCGGACGGGCACGAGACAGTACGGCTCGTACGGCGCTCCGCGCGCGCGGGCGACGAAGTGGAATGGGACCCCGGACGCAGGTATGTCGACACGGCGGGCCTCGTCGGCTGCGAGGCCGTCGTCCACCTGGCGGGCGCCGGCGTCGGCGACCGGCGCTGGACGAAGGCGTACAAGCGGGAGCTCTACGACAGCCGCGTCGACGGCACCACCGCCATCGCCGAGGCCGTCGCGGCCCTCGACCCGAAACCGCGCACCCTCCTCGTCGGCACGGCCGTCGGCTACTACGGCGACACCGGCGACCGCGCCGTCGACGAGAGCGCGCCGCCCGGCACGGGCTTCCTGGCGGACCTCTGCCAGGACTGGGAGCGCGCCGCGCGGCCCGCGGCGGAGGCGGGCGTACGGACGGTGTACGGGCGCACGGGGCTCGTCGTGGCCCGGCGCGGCGGTGCGTGGGGGCGGCTCTTCCCGCTGTTCAAGGCGGGGTTGGGCGGACGGCTGGGGAACGGGCGGCAGTTCTGGAGCCACATCGCGCTGCACGACCACATCGCGGCCCTCCGGCACATCCTGGACACGGACACGCTGGAGGGGCCGGTCAATCTCACCGGCCCGGAACCCGTCACGAACCGCGAAGTGACCGCCGCCATGGGCCGGGTGCTGCACCGGCCGACGCTGTTCACGGCACCGGCACCGGCGCTGCGGCTCGCCCTCGGGGAGTTCGCGGAGGATGTGCTGGGCAGTCAGCGGGTGCTGCCCGCACGGCTGCTGGACTCGGGGTTCACGTTCGCGTTCCCGGGGATCGACGAGGCGATCAGGGCGGCGCTGGACTGA
- a CDS encoding VOC family protein, with protein sequence MATTMQLSIDCADPECLVRFWATALGYVAEAPPEGFPDWRAYWLHHGVPEEELGDGDCADSVVDPDGVGPRLWFQQVPEGKSVKNRLHLDLKVGGGLSVPLETRRQRVDAEVERLLAAGASRQRVLFTEGSDHYGVTMQDPEGNEFCLC encoded by the coding sequence ATGGCGACCACGATGCAGCTGTCGATCGACTGCGCGGACCCGGAGTGCCTTGTGCGCTTCTGGGCGACCGCGCTCGGATACGTGGCGGAGGCACCGCCGGAAGGCTTCCCCGACTGGCGGGCGTACTGGCTGCATCACGGCGTGCCCGAAGAGGAGCTCGGCGACGGCGACTGCGCCGACTCGGTGGTCGACCCGGACGGCGTCGGCCCGCGGCTGTGGTTCCAGCAGGTGCCCGAGGGCAAGTCCGTGAAGAACCGGCTGCATCTCGATCTGAAGGTGGGCGGCGGCCTCTCCGTCCCGCTGGAGACCCGCAGACAGCGGGTCGACGCCGAGGTGGAGCGTCTGCTGGCGGCGGGCGCCAGCAGACAGCGCGTGCTGTTCACCGAGGGCTCCGACCACTACGGGGTGACGATGCAGGACCCGGAGGGCAACGAGTTCTGCCTGTGCTGA
- a CDS encoding DUF4191 domain-containing protein: protein MARKETSENPGRLKQIALTYKMTRRADRWIGWILAGVGLVTLGVLLAFGFWIGHPVYLGILGFLLAFLAMAIVFGRRAERAAFGQMEGQPGAAAAVLENIGRGWNVTPAVAINRQQDVVHRAVGKAGIVLVGEGNPNRVRSLLASEKKRMARVVSDVPVHDLIVGNDEGQVELKKLRSKMLKLPRVLAGGQVTETNDRLRAMGDLMKNMPIPKGPMPKGMRLPKGQGGR, encoded by the coding sequence ATGGCGAGGAAGGAAACATCCGAGAATCCAGGGCGGCTCAAGCAGATCGCCCTGACGTACAAGATGACCCGGCGTGCTGACCGGTGGATCGGCTGGATTCTTGCCGGCGTGGGGCTCGTCACCTTGGGCGTCCTCCTCGCGTTCGGCTTCTGGATCGGGCACCCCGTCTATCTGGGCATCCTGGGCTTCCTGCTGGCCTTCCTCGCGATGGCGATCGTCTTCGGACGGCGCGCGGAGCGGGCGGCGTTCGGGCAGATGGAAGGCCAGCCGGGCGCCGCGGCCGCGGTGCTGGAGAACATCGGGCGCGGCTGGAACGTGACGCCGGCCGTCGCGATCAACCGCCAGCAGGACGTCGTTCACCGCGCCGTCGGCAAGGCGGGCATCGTGCTCGTCGGCGAGGGCAACCCGAACCGCGTCCGCTCCCTGCTGGCATCCGAGAAGAAGCGGATGGCGCGGGTCGTCTCCGACGTCCCGGTGCACGACCTGATCGTGGGCAACGACGAGGGCCAGGTCGAGCTGAAGAAGCTGCGGTCGAAGATGCTCAAGCTGCCGCGCGTGCTGGCGGGCGGGCAGGTCACCGAGACCAACGACCGGCTGCGGGCGATGGGCGACCTGATGAAGAACATGCCGATCCCGAAGGGCCCGATGCCCAAGGGCATGCGGCTGCCGAAGGGACAGGGCGGCCGCTGA